In the genome of Bradysia coprophila strain Holo2 unplaced genomic scaffold, BU_Bcop_v1 contig_232, whole genome shotgun sequence, one region contains:
- the LOC119075705 gene encoding uncharacterized protein LOC119075705: protein MKAQIGVTLATFTSLILAVPIPQNDSRKQLVKRGIFDSITHFPFLASSSSAHGSSSSSSSSSSDDDHDFHSHVIHHPELHDFGGHHDDFSHDHNFAVSYQNQYFGHGHSHEFPTSYHEQHLFDDHLSDVNKFGSHDPLLDFSHLDAPNHIGEKFGHFDTHIDDYNNYGGDLGQYSNIHAGYLDISDDRKIDNLLDPLSPSHSSYDSY, encoded by the exons ATGAAG gcACAAATTGGAGTAACTTTGGCTACCTTTACATCTTTAATATTGGCTGTACCAATACCACAAAATGATTCACGTAAACAATTAGTGAAAAGAGGAATTTTCGACAGCATTACCCATTTCCCATTCCTTGCCTCATCGTCCTCCGCTCACGGTTCGTCCTCATCGTCATCATCGTCCTCGTCCGACGATGACCATGATTTCCACTCGCACGTCATCCACCATCCAGAACTACACGACTTTGGTGGACATCATGACGATTTTTCGCACGATCACAATTTCGCCGTATCATACCAGAATCAATATTTCGGTCACGGCCACAGTCACGAATTCCCAACATCTTACCATGAACAGCATTTATTTGATGATCACCTCAGCGACGTGAACAAATTCGGATCCCACGATCCATTGTTAGACTTTAGTCACTTGGATGCTCCCAATCACATTGGCGAAAAGTTTGGTCATTTCGATACTCATATTGATGATTACAACAACTATGGTGGAGATTTGGGACAGTATTCGAACATCCATGCAGGATATTTGGATATTTCGGATGATcgtaaaattgacaatttattGGATCCGTTGTCACCTAGCCATTCGTCTTACGATAGTTATTGA